From a region of the Rouxiella sp. S1S-2 genome:
- the fetB gene encoding iron export ABC transporter permease subunit FetB, with protein MNQHNITNESLALALVLVVVALLVSKKEKLGLEKDIIWSVARAVVQLIVVGYVLKYIFELNNDWLTVLMVLFICVNAALNAQKRSRNIDNGFIISFIAITVGTLLTLSVLILSGSIEFLPMQVIPISGMIAGNAMVAVGLCYSNLNQRFADNQQKILEMLSLGAGSKLASGSIIRDSIRSAMIPTVDAAKTVGLVSLPGMMSGLIFAGIDPVKAIKYQIMVTFMLLATASLSTIIAGYLAYRRFYNDRVQLRVMK; from the coding sequence ATGAATCAGCATAATATTACCAATGAATCTCTCGCATTAGCCTTGGTGCTGGTGGTGGTGGCGCTGCTGGTCAGTAAAAAAGAGAAGCTTGGGCTGGAAAAAGACATCATCTGGAGCGTGGCGAGGGCAGTAGTGCAGCTGATCGTGGTTGGCTACGTGCTCAAATATATTTTCGAACTTAACAACGACTGGCTCACAGTGTTAATGGTGCTGTTTATCTGTGTTAACGCAGCGTTGAATGCGCAAAAGCGCAGTCGTAATATCGATAACGGTTTTATTATCTCGTTTATCGCCATCACCGTCGGCACATTACTGACCCTGTCGGTGCTTATCTTGTCTGGATCTATTGAGTTTTTACCGATGCAGGTGATCCCGATTTCAGGAATGATTGCGGGTAACGCCATGGTTGCCGTGGGCCTGTGCTACAGCAATCTTAATCAGCGTTTTGCCGATAATCAGCAAAAAATTCTCGAAATGCTGAGCCTTGGCGCGGGCAGTAAGCTGGCTTCAGGGTCGATCATTCGCGACAGCATCCGTTCAGCAATGATCCCGACCGTTGATGCTGCCAAAACGGTGGGTCTGGTCAGCCTTCCCGGCATGATGTCAGGCCTGATTTTTGCAGGCATTGACCCTGTTAAAGCCATCAAGTATCAAATAATGGTCACTTTTATGCTGCTGGCGACGGCAAGTCTATCGACTATTATTGCCGGATATCTCGCCTATCGCCGTTTTTATAATGACCGAGTCCAGTTACGGGTAATGAAGTAA
- the fetA gene encoding iron ABC transporter ATP-binding protein FetA: MSSPEFLLRLQDLSFSLNQQVLLRPTSFELNPGEFTLLTGPSGSGKSTLLKIVASLQTPTSGIVRFEGKKINEIKAESYRQQVSYCFQTPVLFGQTVLDNLALPYQIRGKKIDKSRMTEWLKRVNLPPEMLDKNVQELSGGEKQRVSLLRNLQFLPKVLLLDEITSALDDENKQNVNAIIAELVSEQQLAVIWVTHDTHEISHAKRVITLAHQASTESGHESA; the protein is encoded by the coding sequence ATGTCTTCCCCCGAATTTTTACTGCGTTTGCAGGACTTGAGCTTCAGCCTGAATCAGCAGGTATTGTTGCGGCCCACATCGTTTGAACTCAATCCCGGCGAGTTCACATTGCTGACCGGGCCTTCCGGCAGTGGAAAAAGTACGCTGCTGAAAATTGTCGCTTCTCTGCAAACCCCAACCAGCGGAATAGTAAGGTTTGAAGGTAAAAAAATCAATGAAATCAAGGCGGAAAGTTATCGTCAGCAGGTGTCTTACTGTTTTCAAACGCCGGTGCTGTTCGGGCAGACAGTGTTGGATAACCTGGCGTTGCCCTATCAAATTCGCGGCAAAAAAATCGATAAATCTCGGATGACTGAATGGCTCAAGCGCGTCAATTTGCCGCCGGAGATGCTTGATAAAAACGTTCAGGAACTTTCAGGCGGTGAGAAGCAACGTGTTTCGCTGCTGCGTAACTTACAATTTTTACCCAAAGTGTTGTTACTTGATGAAATAACCAGTGCGTTGGACGACGAAAACAAGCAAAACGTTAACGCTATTATTGCTGAATTGGTCAGCGAGCAGCAGTTAGCGGTGATTTGGGTGACTCACGATACCCATGAAATAAGCCATGCCAAGCGGGTTATTACGCTGGCGCACCAAGCATCGACAGAGAGTGGCCATGAATCAGCATAA
- a CDS encoding ABC transporter permease, translated as MTDARSTPLLRKLLLPLGGPLAALILVLLVWDISVRIYHIPAYVLPSPEQTWDHILSDLPVLLQGFRITFVTFLMGFILGAGAGFIFAVLMDATPWIRSILYPILIASQAVPVIAIAAALTIWLGFGLAPKLVIVGLVVFFPVVVNVLDGLNSVDKDMLNLVKSMGGSRWSIFRYVKLPATYTPLFSALKLSATFSVTGAVIGEWTASTSGGLGAYLLQANSRLNTAGTFSAIAFLALLGVVSFLLVILMEYVMTPWRSSSKARRWSRRYWG; from the coding sequence ATGACTGATGCTCGCAGCACACCTCTTTTGCGTAAATTACTGTTACCCCTAGGCGGGCCGCTGGCGGCGTTAATTTTGGTGCTGCTGGTGTGGGACATTTCGGTTCGAATTTATCATATTCCAGCCTACGTGTTGCCGTCACCTGAGCAGACCTGGGACCACATACTTTCCGATTTACCGGTGCTGTTACAGGGCTTTCGCATCACCTTTGTGACCTTTTTGATGGGCTTTATATTGGGCGCAGGAGCAGGGTTCATCTTTGCGGTGTTGATGGATGCTACGCCATGGATACGCAGCATTCTTTATCCCATTCTGATTGCCAGTCAGGCGGTACCGGTGATTGCCATTGCGGCGGCGCTGACTATTTGGCTCGGATTTGGGTTGGCACCCAAATTGGTGATTGTTGGATTGGTGGTTTTCTTCCCGGTGGTGGTGAACGTGTTGGATGGCCTCAATTCAGTGGATAAAGACATGCTTAATCTGGTGAAGTCGATGGGGGGATCACGCTGGAGTATTTTTCGCTATGTCAAACTTCCCGCAACTTACACGCCGCTTTTTTCTGCGCTTAAGCTCTCGGCAACGTTCAGCGTCACCGGCGCAGTCATTGGCGAGTGGACCGCCTCTACCAGCGGTGGCCTGGGTGCCTATTTACTGCAGGCAAATTCGCGCCTGAACACGGCGGGCACTTTCTCGGCGATTGCCTTTTTAGCCCTGTTGGGCGTGGTGAGTTTTCTGCTGGTTATTCTGATGGAGTATGTCATGACGCCGTGGCGTTCGTCTTCAAAAGCAAGGCGCTGGTCACGACGTTATTGGGGATGA
- a CDS encoding ABC transporter ATP-binding protein, producing MTHPKLSLQQVTRRFGTMTALAATDLDVQEGEFVCVVGPSGCGKSTLFNLISGVLMPDAGKILIGNEDVTGRSGHVGYMLQKDLLLPWMTVIDNIVLGAILKGGASREQRAAGVALAQRYGLGEFINHYPAALSGGMRQRVALMRTLAMQHEIMLLDEPFGALDSQTRLSMQQWLLTVWAEQKRTVIFVTHDIDEAVYLADRVVVMSPRPGRIREILTVDIPRPRPLSCLTSPEFTALKRQILDLVFTENASENQQEPLAHD from the coding sequence ATGACACACCCGAAGTTATCGCTGCAACAGGTGACACGTCGTTTTGGAACGATGACCGCGCTGGCCGCTACCGATTTAGACGTGCAGGAAGGAGAGTTTGTTTGTGTAGTCGGCCCCTCCGGCTGTGGTAAGAGTACTCTTTTTAATCTTATTTCCGGCGTGCTAATGCCCGATGCTGGCAAGATACTGATTGGTAATGAAGACGTTACCGGGCGCAGCGGTCACGTGGGTTACATGTTACAGAAAGACCTGCTGCTGCCGTGGATGACGGTTATCGACAATATCGTACTCGGCGCTATTCTTAAAGGCGGCGCCAGCAGGGAGCAGCGAGCAGCAGGCGTGGCTCTGGCACAGCGCTACGGACTGGGTGAGTTTATTAATCACTATCCTGCGGCTTTGTCCGGCGGTATGCGTCAGCGCGTGGCGCTAATGCGAACGTTGGCAATGCAGCACGAAATCATGCTGCTCGACGAGCCCTTTGGCGCGCTGGATTCACAGACTCGGCTCTCAATGCAGCAATGGTTGTTGACCGTTTGGGCCGAGCAAAAACGGACGGTTATTTTTGTCACTCATGATATTGACGAGGCGGTTTATCTGGCCGATCGCGTGGTGGTGATGTCGCCTCGCCCAGGTCGTATTCGTGAAATTTTAACGGTAGATATTCCGCGACCTCGCCCGCTTTCCTGCCTGACGAGCCCCGAATTTACCGCGTTAAAAAGACAAATTCTCGATTTGGTCTTTACTGAAAATGCCAGCGAAAACCAACAGGAGCCTTTAGCCCATGACTGA
- a CDS encoding Xaa-Pro peptidase family protein: MSTPSNMKPAWAYRPGPDIAFDAPAGLRAAQRMAKAAALAGVQAARSGISETEVEQGVHDFLIAQGAQGIWTITNVGLGENTRVCFPTQGPGEQRAGERDVLMVDVHPITADGSWGDCTRCAVIGDYPEATQALKDLERIHYETLARCRPGMPASELFGLSHHRLTQEGFILLDLLGNIGHSLTAGAAYTHGFIDAGNNTPMWGAWAIEPFAQRGEVAVKVEDLVWFGREGCEIL; the protein is encoded by the coding sequence ATGAGTACGCCTTCGAACATGAAACCGGCCTGGGCGTATCGCCCTGGGCCTGACATTGCCTTTGACGCACCTGCCGGACTGCGTGCTGCTCAGCGTATGGCCAAGGCGGCCGCGCTGGCGGGCGTGCAGGCGGCGCGCAGTGGCATCAGTGAAACTGAGGTCGAACAGGGGGTGCATGACTTTCTGATAGCACAGGGAGCGCAGGGGATATGGACCATCACCAACGTTGGACTGGGTGAAAATACGCGAGTTTGCTTTCCTACCCAAGGGCCCGGCGAGCAGCGGGCGGGTGAAAGGGACGTGCTGATGGTAGACGTGCATCCGATAACTGCCGACGGCTCATGGGGTGATTGTACCCGCTGTGCGGTCATAGGCGATTATCCCGAGGCGACACAGGCACTGAAAGACCTTGAGCGTATTCATTACGAGACGTTGGCGCGCTGCCGCCCGGGAATGCCGGCCAGTGAACTGTTTGGACTTTCACATCATCGACTGACGCAGGAAGGTTTTATTCTGCTGGATTTACTGGGAAATATCGGCCATTCGCTCACGGCTGGTGCGGCCTACACTCACGGATTTATTGACGCTGGCAACAATACGCCGATGTGGGGGGCGTGGGCGATTGAGCCCTTTGCCCAACGCGGGGAAGTTGCGGTGAAAGTGGAAGACTTAGTGTGGTTTGGACGCGAAGGCTGCGAAATTTTGTGA
- a CDS encoding ABC transporter substrate-binding protein — protein MKRRTFLAGTVLAGATLLSTLLPAVGGIATASAASLTKVTFIQEWPVADGFWIPWILGKEKGFYAQEGIDLDIVAPPTVADTMKFLGTGRANVAFTTVMDIIFAKEQGAPVEAIGRYGKENNWGIISEQGKPYTVAQLKGKSVGIYNDAWTKAQLALMLKSAGLTLDDVQMVTAADDTVPLLLQKRVDVITGITNAEGTEMTTTGKQKPEFLPAIAHGVPNTPIFMLAGNQDWLKANPELAKGFMRATLKSIAYAVDHPDEGVQAFATAYSKAYDPVYIKQQWADTVPLLSPPDSKSLALDGAIWQSLLTAIKAEGIVKAPLPADQYFTNQYLP, from the coding sequence ATGAAGAGACGTACATTTTTAGCTGGGACCGTTTTGGCTGGAGCAACATTGCTCAGTACTTTACTGCCGGCTGTGGGAGGAATTGCTACAGCCTCTGCGGCGTCACTGACCAAGGTGACGTTTATTCAGGAGTGGCCGGTCGCCGACGGATTCTGGATCCCCTGGATCCTGGGTAAAGAGAAAGGTTTCTATGCGCAGGAAGGAATCGACCTGGATATCGTGGCACCACCAACGGTAGCGGATACCATGAAGTTTCTCGGCACCGGGCGCGCCAACGTCGCTTTTACCACGGTGATGGATATTATATTTGCCAAAGAGCAGGGTGCGCCTGTCGAGGCGATTGGTCGTTACGGTAAAGAGAACAACTGGGGCATTATCAGCGAGCAGGGTAAACCTTATACCGTTGCCCAATTGAAGGGGAAAAGCGTCGGGATTTATAACGATGCCTGGACTAAGGCGCAGTTGGCGCTGATGCTAAAAAGCGCCGGTTTGACTCTCGACGATGTACAGATGGTGACTGCAGCCGACGATACCGTGCCACTGCTGCTGCAAAAACGCGTTGACGTCATTACGGGTATCACTAATGCCGAGGGGACAGAAATGACCACTACAGGCAAGCAAAAGCCGGAGTTCCTGCCCGCTATTGCCCACGGTGTGCCAAATACGCCTATCTTTATGCTGGCTGGTAATCAGGACTGGCTGAAGGCGAATCCAGAACTGGCGAAAGGCTTTATGCGTGCCACGCTGAAAAGTATTGCCTACGCAGTAGATCACCCGGATGAAGGCGTACAGGCCTTCGCCACCGCCTACAGCAAAGCTTACGATCCGGTTTACATCAAACAGCAGTGGGCAGATACCGTTCCACTGCTTTCACCGCCCGACAGCAAATCTTTGGCGCTTGACGGGGCTATCTGGCAGAGCCTGCTGACAGCAATCAAGGCCGAAGGCATTGTTAAAGCGCCGCTTCCTGCGGATCAATATTTTACTAATCAATATCTTCCGTAA
- a CDS encoding type I restriction endonuclease — translation MEILEKLNALADKVKQQASLIQTEEATKSAFVMPFINQILGYDVFDPLEVIPEFICDVGTKKGEKIDYAIIKNNEIQILIECKKVGEPLNIKHAAQLFRYFHVTSARISILTNGQVYKFFTDLDAPNKMDEKPFLELDLLDIDHNVAPELLKLTKGAFDVESIVNAAGELKYVSQIKKIITSQFQTPEDDFVKFVASRVYEGILTQKVRDLFLTLTKKSLTQWLNDQVNERLKSALSTNAPPALQGESVQEVTEEPEGVLKEENGVVTTAEEIEGYHIVKSIIRTVVTADRVTYRDTKSYFGILVDDNNRKPICRLHLNRSQMYIGLFDQSKNETRHAISALDDIYLFTDSLTETAATYK, via the coding sequence GTGGAAATTTTAGAAAAATTAAATGCACTCGCAGACAAAGTTAAACAGCAAGCTTCACTGATCCAAACTGAAGAGGCAACCAAAAGCGCATTCGTCATGCCTTTTATAAATCAAATACTGGGTTATGATGTCTTTGATCCTCTTGAAGTTATTCCCGAATTTATATGTGACGTGGGGACTAAAAAAGGAGAGAAAATTGATTACGCCATAATAAAAAATAATGAAATTCAGATACTTATTGAGTGTAAGAAAGTAGGTGAACCGCTAAATATTAAGCATGCAGCGCAGCTATTCAGATATTTTCATGTCACAAGCGCCAGAATTTCAATTCTCACCAACGGTCAAGTTTATAAGTTTTTCACAGACTTGGATGCACCAAATAAAATGGACGAAAAACCATTTTTAGAGTTGGATCTTCTGGACATAGATCACAATGTTGCTCCCGAGTTGTTAAAGTTGACTAAGGGCGCTTTTGACGTTGAATCTATCGTTAATGCAGCAGGTGAGCTTAAGTACGTTAGTCAGATTAAGAAAATTATTACCTCTCAGTTTCAAACCCCTGAAGATGATTTCGTTAAGTTTGTGGCCTCGCGTGTTTACGAAGGGATATTAACGCAAAAAGTTCGAGACCTTTTTTTAACATTGACAAAGAAATCCCTTACGCAGTGGCTAAACGACCAGGTTAACGAAAGACTCAAGTCTGCTCTCAGTACTAACGCACCGCCCGCTCTGCAAGGAGAATCGGTGCAAGAAGTCACTGAAGAACCTGAGGGGGTTCTTAAAGAAGAAAATGGTGTGGTAACGACAGCCGAAGAAATAGAAGGCTATCACATAGTGAAATCGATTATACGAACAGTCGTCACGGCTGACAGAGTGACTTATCGTGATACCAAAAGTTATTTCGGTATCCTCGTAGACGACAATAATAGAAAACCGATATGTCGACTTCACTTGAATCGCAGCCAAATGTATATAGGTTTGTTTGATCAAAGCAAAAATGAAACAAGACATGCTATTAGTGCTCTTGACGATATATATTTATTTACTGATTCACTTACAGAAACAGCAGCCACTTATAAGTAA